The nucleotide sequence TTCTTCATCCCGCGCAGACTAACAAAGAAAAACGGCGTCATTTACCCAATTCTTTCGTTCCCTCCAGTAGTTGAGCGTTTTCCTCAAGCTCGCTTAGTGTTTGCCGGAACAGGCGAAATGATGGAGGATATGAAGAAGAAAGCACGGGAGCTTGGTGTTGAGGACCGCGTCACCATGCTAGGTGCTGTGGATCATAAAGACATGATCCGCTATTATGCTTTAAGCGATATTGTTCTAGTGCCTTCCATCTACTCGGCTGGAGTTGAAGAAGCCACTTCTATATCTGCATTAGAAGCGATGGGATCCGGGGTTCCTTTAATTGCCTGCGCAGTTGGTGGGCTGAAAGAAATTGTCGAACACGGAGAAGACGGGCTTCTTGTAGAAGAAAAGAATGTAGAAGAGCTTTCAGACGCGATGATCCGACTGCTTGCAAACCCTGAAGAAGGTGCCCGATTAGCAAAAGCCGGCCGCACCAAAATCACCGAAGAGTATTCCCATTTCGCAGCTGCGGAGAAATACGAATCGATTTACATGAAGGCTTTAGCCCAAAGATGAAATTGAGTTGAATAATTGGCGGTTGGCTCAAAAAAGAGTCAGCCGCTTATTGTATGGAAAGAGGTGGACTCATGTCGAGTCTAAAAAAAGCGGCCATATGGACAACTGGCCTTGCGTTATTGTTAAAATTATCCGGTCTTCTCCGGGAATCGGTTGTTGCCAATGAGTTTGGTGCATCAGCAGCGACGGATGCTTATTTTCTGGCATTTTCTTTTATCACATTAGTGGTGGCCATGATTGCCACAGGATTTAATAATGTGTTTCTTCCAATGTATATTAAGCGCCGCAAAAACGGCAGTGACTTGGATGACACAAACGCAAATGGCTTGCTCAATTGGACAATGCTCATTTTCGCAGCTGTCTCCATTGCCGGCTGGTCTTGGTCAGAAAAAATAGTTCCTGCTATTTATCCGGTAATGTCGGAAGCAGCTGAGCCGATCGCAATTGAAATTACAGAAGTCTTCTTTATTTTCATGACGTTCATTGCTCTTGCCGGTTTACTTGAATCCTATTTGCAATCCCGCCGAATTTTCGTTCCAACTTTGGTGTCAAAATTGCTCGCCACATTGATGTCAGCATTATTCGCTCTGTTTTTCAGCGATATTTGGGGGATCTATTCGTTGGCCTATGGTTTTGTTGTCGGAACGGTGATCGGAGCCATTATACAAATGTATTATCTGATCCGTTCAGATTATAAATGGAAACCGACTTTACGTATGGAATCCGATTTTACGAAAGCATTTGTTATTTTAATCATTCCTTCCCTCTTAAATTCTGTGGTCGGGCAAATCAATTTGTTTGTCAACAAAGCTTTTGCTTCCGGTACCATTGACTCTGCTGTCACGTATTTAAACAACGCATCGTTACTCGTCAGTATACCGAATGCAATTTATGCTTCTACATTAGCTGCAATCATTTTCACATTGATGTCAGAACAAACCGAGGATGAAGCAAAGTTCAAAGATACCTTGTTTCGTGGCATGGAAATTTCGTTTATCACCCTTGTACCGATTGCCATCGGTTTATGGGTTGTAGGCGATGCAGCGATTTCTTTCATCTACGAACGTGGTGCATTTACTGCTGCAGATACTGAAGGCACTTATCAAGCTTTGCTATTTTACTTGCCTATTATTATTTTCCAAGGTATGCAGCTGATTCTTTCAAAATCAATGTACGCCCGTGGAAAAACAGCGATTGTGTTCCGCATTTCGGTCACCACAATCGTTCTCAACTTTTTACTGAACTGGTTCTTGGTTGACGATTACGGTTACACAGCACTTGCATTTGCTGCATCCGCTGTATCTGTGTATTACTTTGCGATTTCGATGGTAGTCGTATACAAAGATTTGGGAATGAGCGAATTTAAGCGCTTTTTGGCTACTGCAGTTCGTATTGCGATCCCAGCCATCCTTATGGGAATCGCAGTCTGGGGAGCTAAAGAACTATTAAACGCTGAACAATGGTATTCGCTTGTTCAGTTGGGTGTTTTAGTTCCTATTGGAATAGTTGTCTACGTTGCCATGCTCCGCATCGTTCACCCAGCCGGTTTTAGAAGATTTTTAGGATTGGCTAAACGCAATAGATAAGGGGTGGAAAAATGATAAAGAAAATTGCCTTTGGAATAGGAGCTTTGGTTTTAGTATTAGCCTTGGCTCTTGGGGCTTTCGTTCTTATAAAAGACGAGGTCCTATTTTATAAAAACAGTAATTTGGCACTGACTTTGAAAAAACCAGCTTTACTGTCTTTTTCAGAAATTGAAACCACTGAAAAAAC is from Planococcus liqunii and encodes:
- the murJ gene encoding murein biosynthesis integral membrane protein MurJ, with protein sequence MSSLKKAAIWTTGLALLLKLSGLLRESVVANEFGASAATDAYFLAFSFITLVVAMIATGFNNVFLPMYIKRRKNGSDLDDTNANGLLNWTMLIFAAVSIAGWSWSEKIVPAIYPVMSEAAEPIAIEITEVFFIFMTFIALAGLLESYLQSRRIFVPTLVSKLLATLMSALFALFFSDIWGIYSLAYGFVVGTVIGAIIQMYYLIRSDYKWKPTLRMESDFTKAFVILIIPSLLNSVVGQINLFVNKAFASGTIDSAVTYLNNASLLVSIPNAIYASTLAAIIFTLMSEQTEDEAKFKDTLFRGMEISFITLVPIAIGLWVVGDAAISFIYERGAFTAADTEGTYQALLFYLPIIIFQGMQLILSKSMYARGKTAIVFRISVTTIVLNFLLNWFLVDDYGYTALAFAASAVSVYYFAISMVVVYKDLGMSEFKRFLATAVRIAIPAILMGIAVWGAKELLNAEQWYSLVQLGVLVPIGIVVYVAMLRIVHPAGFRRFLGLAKRNR